A portion of the Lolium rigidum isolate FL_2022 chromosome 1, APGP_CSIRO_Lrig_0.1, whole genome shotgun sequence genome contains these proteins:
- the LOC124654421 gene encoding probable CCR4-associated factor 1 homolog 11: MFSMFPPPPASFHGRVPPPQTTDHPVPMPAPHVPVLVHPVWAWSFHQEAANLRHFAEGARYVAVNVHYPGLVHHPGKDQDALTDENRYPILKANVDALKPLQVGIAVCDRDGKTEAWEFNLRDFRRHSDPHDANSLAYLAGRGLDVDTFANHGVDAWSLGAMLLNYSGLIGPRRGLSWVTYTGAYHVAYLLKIVTGGCPLPNDLAGFVGAVRHFLGDQVYDVAGMAAECPKLPVGLERIAAHLGFHPPWNSPRLAAAAGVRALQVFRILEDGELRGKVSRYRGVLQGLHH, translated from the coding sequence ATGTTTTCGATGTTTCCACCGCCGCCGGCTTCTTTCCACGGCCGCGTGCCTCCGCCGCAGACCACGGACCACCCCGTCCCCATGCCGGCGCCACACGTCCCCGTCCTGGTGCACCCCGTGTGGGCCTGGAGCTTCCACCAAGAGGCCGCCAACCTCCGCCACTTCGCCGAGGGCGCCCGGTACGTCGCCGTCAACGTGCACTACCCCGGCCTCGTCCACCATCCCGGCAAGGACCAGGACGCCCTCACCGACGAGAACCGCTACCCCATCCTCAAGGCCAACGTGGACGCCCTCAAGCCGCTCCAGGTCGGGATCGCCGTCTGCGACCGCGACGGCAAGACCGAAGCTTGGGAGTTCAACCTTCGGGACTTCCGCCGCCACTCTGATCCGCACGACGCGAACTCCCTAGCCTACCTCGCCGGTCGTGGCCTCGACGTGGACACGTTCGCGAACCACGGCGTCGACGCCTGGAGCCTCGGCGCCATGCTGCTGAATTACTCCGGCCTCATCGGGCCTCGGCGCGGCCTGTCGTGGGTCACCTACACCGGTGCCTACCACGTCGCCTACCTGCTCAAGATCGTCACCGGCGGCTGCCCGCTCCCGAACGACTTGGCCGGGTTCGTGGGCGCGGTGCGGCACTTCCTTGGCGACCAGGTCTACGACGTCGCGGGGATGGCCGCCGAGTGCCCGAAGTTGCCCGTTGGGCTGGAGCGCATCGCCGCCCACCTCGGTTTCCATCCGCCCTGGAATAGCCCGAGGCTCGCTGCTGCCGCCGGCGTGCGCGCGCTGCAGGTGTTCAGGATCTTGGAGGACGGAGAGCTCCGAGGCAAGGTCAGCAGATACAGAGGTGTGCTTCAAGGCCTGCATCACTAG